A genomic window from Flavobacterium azooxidireducens includes:
- a CDS encoding DNA topoisomerase IV codes for MKKLLPILSLLFISCYQQERNCTDFKTGKFQFEQEIDGKKEISIFERNDTLQIETFRGKTDSSSVRWLNDCEFVLQKLHPKGMKEKKAIHMKILTTNEKNYTFEYSFVGESAKQKGVVTKVN; via the coding sequence ATGAAAAAATTACTTCCAATCTTATCTTTACTATTCATTTCCTGTTACCAACAAGAAAGAAATTGCACCGATTTCAAAACCGGAAAATTTCAATTTGAACAAGAAATTGATGGCAAAAAAGAAATTTCAATTTTTGAACGAAATGATACGTTACAAATAGAGACCTTCCGAGGAAAAACAGATTCTTCCTCCGTTCGATGGTTAAATGATTGCGAATTTGTGTTGCAGAAGCTTCATCCAAAAGGAATGAAAGAAAAAAAAGCAATACACATGAAAATTTTAACAACAAACGAAAAAAACTATACATTTGAATATTCTTTTGTAGGCGAATCGGCTAAACAAAAAGGTGTTGTAACAAAAGTGAATTAA
- a CDS encoding RNA polymerase sigma factor → MEKQAQFNELFNTHYPKVLRLCKGYFNGDADLAADASQEVFIKVWENLDSFRNESGISTWIFRITVNTCLVYLRKKSTKKEIRSEQFPNLESENYSPEIEEKLSKMYACIQKLEEMGKMIILMALEGMDYSEIAQVVGLTEETLRVRIHRIKKSLTQCVQK, encoded by the coding sequence TTGGAAAAGCAAGCCCAATTTAACGAATTATTCAATACACATTATCCCAAGGTTTTGCGATTATGTAAAGGATATTTCAATGGCGATGCTGATTTGGCAGCCGATGCTTCCCAAGAAGTTTTCATTAAAGTTTGGGAGAATTTAGATTCTTTTAGAAATGAATCCGGTATTAGCACGTGGATTTTCAGAATTACCGTAAACACTTGTTTGGTTTATTTACGAAAGAAATCAACGAAAAAAGAAATTCGTTCTGAACAATTTCCAAACCTTGAATCCGAAAATTATTCTCCTGAAATTGAAGAAAAATTGAGCAAAATGTATGCTTGTATTCAAAAACTGGAAGAAATGGGAAAAATGATTATTCTAATGGCTTTAGAAGGAATGGATTACAGCGAAATTGCTCAAGTTGTTGGTTTGACCGAAGAAACGCTTCGAGTTCGAATTCATCGCATAAAAAAAAGTTTAACTCAATGTGTACAAAAATGA
- a CDS encoding RNA polymerase sigma factor: MTQEELLPLIYKKDDRAFTLLYDMYSKSLFGVISNLIKEREEAEDVLQDVFVKIWKNIDSYSEDKGRFYTWIVNIARNSSIDKLRSKGFNNSQKNLSADNFVHLLDDNTRLNNKIDSIGIQEFVKKLKPKCIKIIDLLFFKGFTQQEASDELEIPLGTVKTQNRNCINELRNLLQVS, translated from the coding sequence ATGACACAAGAAGAATTATTGCCCCTAATTTACAAAAAAGATGATAGGGCGTTCACACTTTTGTATGACATGTACTCAAAAAGTCTCTTTGGTGTAATTAGTAACTTAATTAAAGAACGTGAAGAAGCCGAAGATGTTCTCCAAGATGTATTTGTAAAAATCTGGAAAAACATCGATTCTTACAGCGAAGACAAGGGTCGGTTCTACACCTGGATTGTCAATATTGCTCGAAATAGTTCCATCGACAAACTTCGTTCTAAAGGATTTAACAATAGTCAAAAAAACCTATCGGCAGATAATTTCGTACATCTACTTGACGATAACACAAGACTGAACAATAAGATTGATTCCATCGGGATTCAAGAATTTGTTAAAAAATTAAAACCTAAATGCATTAAGATTATCGACTTATTATTCTTCAAAGGATTCACCCAACAAGAAGCGTCAGACGAACTCGAAATTCCGTTAGGAACCGTTAAAACACAAAACAGAAACTGTATTAACGAATTAAGAAACTTATTACAAGTATCATGA
- a CDS encoding DUF4252 domain-containing protein, whose protein sequence is MKNLICVLAVLFISISSFAQSFEKLEKDENVTKVVVSKGLFSLIGKVSDKKNLTTEDKKVMDFIDRIKSFKMYTSTGNTQRNEMKAIAGKYRKSKEFEELMRINDGGKEVEFLVKTGKKDEISELIMFVEGSGDNESVIFQLSLS, encoded by the coding sequence ATGAAAAATTTAATTTGTGTTTTAGCTGTTCTTTTTATCTCAATTTCTTCTTTTGCTCAATCTTTTGAAAAATTAGAAAAAGATGAAAATGTAACCAAAGTTGTAGTAAGCAAAGGATTATTTTCACTTATTGGAAAAGTATCCGACAAGAAAAACTTGACTACTGAAGACAAAAAAGTAATGGATTTTATTGACCGAATAAAATCATTTAAAATGTACACTTCTACCGGAAATACGCAACGTAATGAAATGAAAGCAATTGCCGGAAAGTACCGTAAATCTAAAGAATTTGAAGAATTAATGCGAATTAATGATGGCGGAAAAGAAGTAGAATTTTTAGTAAAAACCGGAAAAAAAGATGAAATTTCAGAACTCATAATGTTTGTGGAAGGTTCCGGCGATAATGAATCGGTTATTTTTCAACTTTCATTGAGTTAA
- a CDS encoding TerC family protein, giving the protein MEVFANPDAWIALLTLTFLEIILGIDNIIFISIVTGKLPEEKRKKATRIGLFLAMFMRIAMLFGISILIAMKAPWFSVDWGWFSGGFTGQAVVLFLGGLFLIYKSTKEIHEKVDHKGVEEKELKTSAAKSFGNVIFQILLIDLIFSVDSILTAVGMTNGVEGALYIMVTAVVISVGVMMLFAVPVGNFVNANPSIQILGLAFLILIGFMLITESMHLSEASLLGQHVGAVPKGYLYFAIAFSLAVEFINMKMRKKSGQ; this is encoded by the coding sequence ATGGAAGTATTTGCTAATCCAGATGCGTGGATTGCCCTTTTAACACTGACATTCCTTGAGATTATTCTCGGAATCGATAACATTATTTTCATCTCGATTGTAACAGGAAAACTGCCTGAAGAAAAACGAAAAAAAGCCACAAGAATAGGTTTGTTTTTAGCCATGTTTATGCGAATTGCGATGCTCTTTGGTATTTCGATTTTAATTGCCATGAAAGCTCCTTGGTTTTCTGTCGATTGGGGTTGGTTTAGCGGAGGTTTTACCGGACAAGCAGTAGTGTTATTTTTAGGCGGACTGTTTCTGATTTATAAAAGTACCAAAGAAATTCACGAAAAAGTAGATCATAAAGGAGTTGAAGAAAAAGAATTAAAAACTTCTGCTGCCAAATCGTTTGGAAATGTAATTTTTCAAATTCTTTTGATTGACTTAATTTTTTCTGTCGATAGTATTTTAACCGCTGTTGGAATGACCAACGGTGTGGAAGGTGCTTTATATATCATGGTAACGGCTGTTGTTATTTCAGTTGGTGTGATGATGCTTTTTGCGGTTCCGGTTGGTAATTTCGTTAACGCAAATCCATCCATTCAAATCCTTGGTTTGGCGTTCTTAATCTTAATCGGATTTATGTTGATTACAGAAAGCATGCACTTATCCGAAGCTTCTTTGTTAGGTCAACACGTTGGAGCAGTTCCAAAAGGGTATCTCTATTTTGCTATTGCTTTTTCACTAGCTGTGGAATTTATTAATATGAAAATGCGGAAGAAAAGCGGGCAATAA
- a CDS encoding TrmH family RNA methyltransferase, giving the protein MNEMIKTNEYLIYLEDFLTENRKAKFLEVLQFRTKHFTVAIEDVFQMHNTSAVMRSCDVFGIQELHVVEQKFGKSIDAEIAMGAQKWVDVHQYQTNQSCINALKEKGYQIVATSPHIDSCLLDDFDVSKKSALFFGTERDGLSEEVMAQADCFLKIPMVGFSESLNISVAAAIILQNLTSRLRNSELDWKLSEEEIFLKRIDWAKKSIKDIERIEERFIQLCQNQE; this is encoded by the coding sequence ATGAATGAAATGATAAAAACGAATGAATACCTTATTTATCTAGAGGACTTTTTAACCGAAAACAGAAAAGCAAAGTTTTTAGAAGTACTACAATTTAGAACAAAACATTTTACGGTTGCTATTGAAGATGTTTTTCAAATGCATAATACGAGTGCTGTGATGCGAAGCTGTGATGTGTTTGGAATTCAGGAACTTCATGTAGTAGAACAGAAATTTGGTAAAAGTATTGATGCAGAAATTGCGATGGGAGCTCAAAAATGGGTAGATGTACATCAATATCAAACGAATCAATCATGTATAAATGCTTTGAAAGAAAAAGGATATCAAATTGTAGCAACTTCGCCTCATATTGATTCGTGTTTGTTGGATGATTTTGATGTTTCTAAAAAATCAGCGTTGTTTTTTGGAACCGAACGTGATGGCTTATCGGAAGAAGTAATGGCTCAGGCCGATTGTTTTTTGAAAATTCCGATGGTGGGTTTTTCTGAAAGTTTGAATATTTCGGTGGCAGCGGCAATTATTTTACAAAATTTGACAAGTCGATTGCGAAATTCAGAATTAGATTGGAAATTGAGTGAAGAAGAAATTTTTTTAAAACGAATTGATTGGGCTAAAAAATCGATTAAAGATATTGAAAGGATTGAGGAGAGGTTTATTCAATTATGCCAAAATCAAGAATAG
- a CDS encoding alpha/beta fold hydrolase produces the protein MKTVTFFILSLVSSLVTSMYAQKSFDVTIKGKGEPVFLFPGFGCTGELWNDTVSELSKTNECHIFTFAGFGDVTPIEMPWFSTIKEEVITYTKSNKINKPTLIGHSLGGTLSYWLASSEPDLFKRVIAVDALPCSAALMIPNYKGEKIPYDNPQSKMMLQMDDAAFKGMNAQQVQFMCKNQEKQKVIIEMMNKADRKTYINGYIDMLNLDLREEISKIKVPVIILAATFPDKATVEKTYQAQFEKLPSVKISYAENAAHFVMYDQPEWFRKNLIENLN, from the coding sequence ATGAAAACTGTTACATTTTTTATTTTATCACTTGTAAGTTCATTAGTAACTTCAATGTACGCTCAAAAATCATTTGACGTTACTATCAAAGGAAAAGGAGAACCAGTCTTTCTTTTTCCAGGCTTTGGATGTACGGGCGAACTTTGGAACGACACTGTTTCCGAACTTTCTAAAACTAACGAATGCCACATTTTTACTTTTGCCGGTTTTGGTGATGTTACTCCAATTGAAATGCCTTGGTTTTCCACTATCAAAGAAGAAGTTATTACTTATACCAAATCAAACAAAATCAATAAACCAACTTTAATTGGGCATAGTTTAGGTGGAACTTTAAGTTATTGGTTGGCATCTTCTGAACCCGATTTATTTAAAAGAGTGATTGCTGTTGATGCTCTTCCCTGCTCTGCCGCCTTAATGATTCCGAATTACAAAGGAGAAAAAATTCCGTACGATAATCCGCAAAGCAAAATGATGTTGCAAATGGATGATGCTGCTTTTAAAGGAATGAATGCACAACAAGTTCAGTTTATGTGTAAAAATCAAGAAAAGCAAAAAGTAATTATTGAAATGATGAATAAAGCCGATCGAAAAACCTACATCAATGGTTATATTGATATGTTGAATTTAGATTTGAGAGAAGAAATTTCAAAAATAAAAGTTCCTGTGATTATCTTAGCTGCTACATTTCCTGATAAAGCTACGGTTGAAAAAACCTATCAAGCACAATTCGAAAAATTACCTTCAGTTAAAATAAGTTATGCCGAAAATGCTGCTCATTTTGTAATGTATGATCAACCGGAATGGTTTAGAAAAAATTTAATCGAAAATTTAAACTAA